The Falco biarmicus isolate bFalBia1 chromosome 1, bFalBia1.pri, whole genome shotgun sequence DNA segment ccagcagagcaagaaTCTGACCCCGTGCCAGGGCTGTTTGGGCTGCAAAGCTCCCCCTTCCTCATCCTCCCCCATCACAACCACAGGGGACACGGTCAGGGATGGCTTTGGttggtgccacagctgggggatGCTTTGCCAGGATCCCCAGAAAAGGCAGGGGTGCTgctgggacccccccagccccttccccagcccccccaggctggtgaggctcagccagctgctgctggagggtgatggaggggacacagagcaTTTGTGGCAGGCGCCTGTTCCTCCCCAAGAGCCTCAGCCATGTTTCTCCAGCACAGAAACCACCAGAAACAGGCGAGGCAGCAGGAGTGGAAGCTTTCCtggaggggaagaggggaaggaaggatttcccctccctccagtAGGTTTCACCCACCTTCTTGGCTCTCCAGCACCCGCTGCGGGTCTGGGACCTGCCACAAATTTAGCTGAaggggcaaggcagggcagagTTGCTTTCAGCTTGTCCACAAATGTATTGATGGAGACCTAGACCTCAGAGGGCTTTGTCTTAGCTTTTTGCCCCATCTCCCCCACACACAGGCTGATGAAGAGGAGcctgtggtgctgggcagggtcCCCAGCCCACTGCCCCCTTGGCCTATCTGGGGACCCGGGGTCACCAATACATTTGTCACCTTTGGGCAACTCtgggcggggaggggacacaaGCGTGGGTTGAGAAAACAGTGTTGGCACAGAGCGAACATGAACTTTCACACGGACAGAGGAGcctgggagggaggaagaaggaaaaaaaagggatggAGACAAGGTGGGaggaaacagaagtgaaaggtgggtgggagagaaggcatgaagaaatggaaaagagggGTGAACTCTGGGGCTCTGCAGAAGGACAACCTGACTTTACGTGCCCTGTCTCCCCAGGCcttggaggaagaggagggggaggcaggcagccccTGCAGTAAGGCTGGACTGGCTGTGGATCACATCCCAACCCAAAATACTGCTGCTTCCACCACAAGTCTGGACCAGGTTACAGCCGTGCAAGCAACCACCTTCACAGGTagggctggtgtccccagggtgccagcagcccctggccaagGGACAACGCATCCCAGAAAAGCAAGTCTGCAAGCCCCTGGGGACATCCCAATGGGGACAGGTCACCCTGACCTATGGCTGCTGGGTGGCGACATGCCTGGTGCTCAGCCCCATGCCAGGACGGGTGGTGGGGTGCAGTGAGGACAGtggggatggtggtggtggggatggcAGGGATGGGAGAGGAGGGATGGATGCAAAGGGCTGGCATGATGCAGGGAAGAGTGGAActgtcccccccaccccaagttCATGTTCAGCAGACGGCCACTCACCAGGTAAGCAGGCCTCAGAGCACAGTTTATTGTCCAGCGCTTTCACGTGTGCGATGCCCAAGTCATTGTTATTGTCACACCTCAGACCGAGGAAAGCGCCTGTCCTCGGGCCTGGAAGGGAGTTAAGGCAGTTAACGCTGCGGCTCAGCGCTGGGGCTTGCCGTTGCCTTTTTAGTGGTGGGGTGTGGGATTTCTGGgtcttttcctctcccctccccactctctttcaaaaaaaaaaaaaaatggataaaaatgATGCATCTAGACAGGAGTGGGTGAAGAGCGGACAATAACGCCTGGGCACAGTCCGAGCTGCTCCTTTCCTTGCACCAGCCGCATCCAAGGGCAGCGCAACAGCCACGATGCGGCGATGGGCACCACGCGTGAACCTGCCCGGGGTTCAACCAAACCTTCCCCCTGGCACAGCCGAGCGGTCCCGGGTCGGTAGAGCCGGGCCACGGTGGCACCCGTTACTTCCCACCGGAGCCTCTCCGGCACCATCAGCGCGTGCATGAGAGCCGCGGGGATGCCAGGAGGAGGCAGCAACTGGATGCGTGGGGCAAGAGAAGCCGTAGCCAAGCTTTGCAGGGGGAATGGAGGCTTTCGGGGCTGAGGGAGGTAACTGCTTCTTAGCATCACCTGTACGAGAGATCAGCACCCAGGTTCTTACCTGCATCCATCAGATGCAGGCGACTAAACCTCAGGAGGGATGTTCCCAAATAAGCCAGTAGCCCTGCTGATAATGGGCACAGGACCGTGTCCTAAAGAGAAAGGCCATCCTGCTCCTGGAATTGTTGGAATGCCCATGGATGTCCACCAcaagccccagctgctcctcagttGTCCTGTTTGAGTCTCCCCATCAGCAAGAGCCTCCCCGCAGGGCAGCGGTCACGTTCTGGGGATGGGTGTTCCTGCCTTCCAGTTTGGCCGAGTGTCCGGGTTGGATGGGGGAACAGTTTTGGCATATTTTTGCTAACCAGAGACTTGCAGACATGAGAGGGGGCACACTGGGGGCCTCCCTACTGCCCAAATGTACAGGGGTGACCACGTCTTTCCTTGGCTATCTGAGCACAAGGGAGGAGGCGAGAGGAACCCTCAATGTGCGTGTGTTGGCTTGCAAAAGCACACTGAGGACAGGctaaaaagaaatgaggaaagcaTCCCAAAGGGAACAGTTTTGCAGCCCCTTCCTATGGGAACCAGCCCAGACAGGGGTCCTTAAGGGGGAGACTTCCAGAGATGTGAGGAAAGACCTTTTTGGCAAGGGGGAAAACACAGAGAAGCCTCTTTCCCACTTGGCCCATCAGAAACACCATCAGTTCCTGCACGCCAGCCGTCCCCTGCTCCGCGTCCTGCACTGCGCTCACCGGGGTCCCTGTGGCCAGCTGACTTCCCCCACCCACCGGTGTTCAACCCCCCCGTGGGTGGCTCTGCTGTGACAGATGCTttcccagccccagtgcccaCGGAGTCACCCAGAGCTCTCCCCGACACggcagctggcaggcaggggagctgggggcagcacaGCACCTGCCACTCGCTTGGCTGCCCACCGGTGACAGTGAACTGAAAGTAAGGGGACAACAACCGGGGGCCTTTTACCGTCTTCCTGCGTGGGAGAGGCGTCCTCGTCCTCCAGCACGTCATtgccctgcagcacaggcaagaggCAGCCAGCGTTAGCAGCCCTACAGCGTCCCAGCACCACGCCGGGGGCTGTCCCTGGGTCCCTTTGGGGGAACGTCCCTGGCCCCGGGGGTTCCCATGGACCAGGAAGATGATCCTGGACAGGGGACAGCCCCACTGCCCcatccatccccagggcagcctcACAGGGACATGggggcagccccttccccagcccagccgtGGGGGAATGTGGTGCCAGCCGTGCAGCTTCCCCCTCCATGGGCACCCAGAGCTGGGCACGGCCGGGGTCCCCGCGCTGTGCTGGGTGGCACCACGGCTCCCAGCCCCACCGGGCAGTTACAGTTACCTCGGCATCGCGCTCCTCCGCCGAGATGCTGACGAAGTTCATATCTGGTGACTCCACAGGCGTCGACTGCAGGAAGACAGTGAGAGagatggaaggggaaaaaaataaaaaataaagtctggTGCCAGTGGGCTTGGAGAAGTTACATCCCATGGGGAAGTTCTTGAACCTGGGGGCAACGGCCACCCATCaacagccccccagcccctacCTCTCCGTCGGAGGCTGTGGCGCTGGCGGCCGCAGGTGAGGGGAGCAtgtccccctcctcctcctcctcctcctccgtgCCAGGAGCAACATAGGAGCCGGACATGGAGGACACTGTGTCGGTGCTGAGCTGGGAGTGCTGGCTCTGGGAGGAGGCCATGGACATGACGGActgagccaggctgctgctgacgggctctgggggagagcaggggctgAGCGGGGCTGCTGGatccccccagcccaccagtgCGAGTCACGGCACAGCACCAGCTAATTGAAAAGGGGGCTAACGGGGAGGAGCGGGGTGCAGAGCCGAGGACTTGCTGCATGCCATGGAGGTGTGATGGGTGAAAAGCTGCCAGCAGCGGGTCCCTGGGGCTCACAGCCCCCGTCTGTGGGTCTATGGAGCGACAAAGCAGGGGCAATCGGTCCCCCCATCTCCAGGTCTATGGGGTGATGAAGCAGAGGTGATTGGTGCCCCCGTGCCCCCACCTCTGGGTCTGTGGGGTGATGAAGCAGGGACAATCAGTGCCCTCATGCCCCCCATCTTCAGGTCTATGGGTGATGACGCAGAAGTGACACCCTGGGGCTTCGTGCAGCGTCTATGGCAGGGTAGGAAGAGGGCCATGCAAGCCCACCCTGCATCCCCCCGCAGCGGAACAGACCCAAGACTACaatgctgctctcctgccttgcCAACACTGGTGAGTCCCACTGTGCCGTACCTTCTGGGGACGAGATGGTGGAGGACAGGGGTGTCCCAGTGCACGAGGACTGGTCGATGGCTCCCGACGATGACAGGGTGAGATTTTCGCTGTCTGGTGTCGCACCACATTCCTGGAAGAAGAAGAGCCCATGGGGAGGTGAGGATGGGGAATATTTGGCAGGGGTGGATCAGCCTCTCCCGGGCATCCTTAGGGATGGAGGAAGACCCAGGAGGGGCaaaccccagccagccctgctggtcCCAAGTCTCCCCTGAAcatgccacccccaccccagtgccTCGGCTCAGCACCAGCGTGTTTTGGTGTTCCGGAGAGTGCTCACCTCCTCGCGCCGGGCAGGGGATCTCCTCCTGGAGACCCTCAGCTCTGACTCGGTACATGActtctcatcctcctcctcgGGCAGGATGGAGGAGTTCTGCGAGATGGACCTGCCCGGAGGGGGCACAGCAGAGGACTTCATCCCTGTCCACAGCCCCCAGAACCCCAGAGCCCCCGGACGCTGTGCTCACCCCAGTACTCACTTGGAGAGGCTCTTCTTCAGCTTGAGCCCTGGAGGACCACAGTCAGGGAGACGCTCTAGGGGTGAGAGGGCCCgcagggggggcagggggccaTCGCTGCCGTAGGAGGGCAGGGTCCCCGTGCCCGGGGAGTCCCCCAGTGCTCGCAGTGGCAGGGCGGCTGGCGAGGGAGTCAGTGGCCCATTGAGGGCCTCCAGCAGTGACACCACCTCGTAGCCCGGGGGGATGTTCTCCGAGgactggggagagggggaagatgGGGTGAGGGTCCTCCCCAGGCCAtatccctgcctccctccctgacTCCCGCTGGGATCAGGATGCCCCGAGAAGCTAAAAGGTACAGAACAGACAAACTCCCTGCGCAAATGAAAGCCCCAAACCTGTGGTCTTTCCACCCAACCAAAAGCCCTTTCCCTGCAATATCAACCTTGCATTTTTTCTAAGATCAATttgcattaaataaattaaCCTTGGCTGCAGGAAACACGTGCACCCCCAAACCTCCCACCTCAGCAGGGTGAAGGGGGTCAGGgatcccacagctgctggggtgggggtcgGGGGGGGTACAGGCTCAGCCAGGCACTGACCGAGTGCTCCTCGGAGTCAGAGGTCTGCGAGGCGATGATGGGGTTGAAGCTGGTAGGTGAGAGG contains these protein-coding regions:
- the RNF157 gene encoding E3 ubiquitin ligase RNF157 isoform X8; its protein translation is MGALTSRQNAGVEEVDIPANSVYRYPPKSGSYFANHFIMGGEKFDSTHPEGYLFGENSDLNFLGNRPVVFPYAAPPPQEPVKTLRSLINIRKDTLRLVKCSEEVKTPGEEVSKAKVHYNVEFTFDTDARVAITIYYQATEEFHNGVASYIPRDNSLQSETVHYKRGVCQQFCVPSHTVDPSEWSEEELGFDLDREVYPMVVHAVVDEGEEHTGHCHVLLATFEKHSDGTFCVKPLKQKQVVDGVSYLLQEIYGIENKYNTQDSKVAEDEVSDNSAECVVCLSDVRDTLILPCRHLCLCNTCADTLRYQANNCPICRLPFRALLQIRAMRKKLGPLSPTSFNPIIASQTSDSEEHSSSENIPPGYEVVSLLEALNGPLTPSPAALPLRALGDSPGTGTLPSYGSDGPLPPLRALSPLERLPDCGPPGLKLKKSLSKSISQNSSILPEEEDEKSCTESELRVSRRRSPARREEECGATPDSENLTLSSSGAIDQSSCTGTPLSSTISSPEEPVSSSLAQSVMSMASSQSQHSQLSTDTVSSMSGSYVAPGTEEEEEEEGDMLPSPAAASATASDGESTPVESPDMNFVSISAEERDAEGNDVLEDEDASPTQEDGPRTGAFLGLRCDNNNDLGIAHVKALDNKLCSEACLPGSSVRVKVHVRSVPTLFSQPTLVSPPRPELPKGDKCIGDPGSPDRPRGQWAGDPAQHHRLLFISLCVGEMGQKAKTKPSEV
- the RNF157 gene encoding E3 ubiquitin ligase RNF157 isoform X1, with protein sequence MGALTSRQNAGVEEVDIPANSVYRYPPKSGSYFANHFIMGGEKFDSTHPEGYLFGENSDLNFLGNRPVVFPYAAPPPQEPVKTLRSLINIRKDTLRLVKCSEEVKTPGEEVSKAKVHYNVEFTFDTDARVAITIYYQATEEFHNGVASYIPRDNSLQSETVHYKRGVCQQFCVPSHTVDPSEWSEEELGFDLDREVYPMVVHAVVDEGEEHTGHCHVLLATFEKHSDGTFCVKPLKQKQVVDGVSYLLQEIYGIENKYNTQDSKVAEDEVSDNSAECVVCLSDVRDTLILPCRHLCLCNTCADTLRYQANNCPICRLPFRALLQIRAMRKKLGPLSPTSFNPIIASQTSDSEEHSSSENIPPGYEVVSLLEALNGPLTPSPAALPLRALGDSPGTGTLPSYGSDGPLPPLRALSPLERLPDCGPPGLKLKKSLSKSISQNSSILPEEEDEKSCTESELRVSRRRSPARREEECGATPDSENLTLSSSGAIDQSSCTGTPLSSTISSPEEPVSSSLAQSVMSMASSQSQHSQLSTDTVSSMSGSYVAPGTEEEEEEEGDMLPSPAAASATASDGESTPVESPDMNFVSISAEERDAEGNDVLEDEDASPTQEDGDAKKQLPPSAPKASIPPAKLGYGFSCPTHPVAASSWHPRGSHARADGAGEAPVGSNGCHRGPALPTRDRSAVPGGRFG